The nucleotide sequence AAAGATTTCATCCGCAGTCTATCACTCAAAAATGGTGGAAGATCAGAAAAGAACATGGTTTTAACATTCGACTTCATGATTTGCGACATACGATGGTCACCTTACTTATTGAAGAAGGTGTAAATATGAGAATCATTCAGGAAAGAGCTAGACACTCCTCCTCACGAGTGACGAATGATATTTATGGCCACGTTAGCCAAAAGGCCGCTCAAAGTGCTGCTGAGAAATTTGATCGTTTTTCTCCTGATAACTTATCAATTTCTGCAAATGGTCCCCAATTGGTCCCCAACTCGCAGAAATGATAAAAGTTGATAACTAAAAAACGTTGATATATCAACGTTTATAGGCATAATAAAAACGGGGCAAAGGTGATTATATTCACCCCGCCCCGAAGGATACACTATTCAAGTTAATTCTTATTAACACTCTAGGAATACGATTGTGTCAAGATTTTTAATCTTCCCATTATGATTAATTCGAGTCAAAAAAGAAGATTTTTGATGAATTTGGTCCCTAATTGGTCACCATGGTGACCGTGAAAAGAGGTGGCTTTATTCTTTATTTCCTCTTTGCTGATGGTACTATCTCAAATGTTTCCTCTAATTGATGCGCTGCCATTTCTACTAATGATCCGTCTTCTAATACAAGAAAAAGCATGGCTCCTTCTATTGGCTCCGAATGTCTCAAAAAGAGCCCTGTCTTTCTGCATCGAAGATTTACATTGTTTTCACACCTGAACTTATCCAACTCTTTAAAGCCTTTAATACTATTCAATGACAATAATATCCTTCCCTTCATGTGATATATAGAACTTTTTATTCAAATAACTAGAAAAACTTTCTAATTATTTCTTCCCAACCCTATTTTACCTGATAAAATATACTTATAAATAAAAAGGAGAAAAAAATGAAAAAATTTTTAAAGGTACTTATATCTATGGTCTTATTACTTATCGGTTTTACAGCCTTTCATTCAACTGCAGAAGCAGCAAAAAATCCGATCAGCCCTAAACAAAGCCGGATTACATACACATTGAAAGATGCAAATGGTGTGGCTTATAAAGTGTATTTTGCCGGGGTTAGAGAGAAAAAGGCAATTGCCTCATACAACCGTGGTGACTGGGCAGGTGTTTGGGCCGGAGCCAATCCGGGAGATTTGCTTTACAAAGGGAATTACACACTCTACACACAAAAGGTTGGAACAGGGCAAATTAAACAGTCTCGTCATTATTTTAAAGACTACACATTGAATTCAACAAAGAGAACTGTTCATATGTACCCCTCTAAATATAAAGGGCAACCAGATATTTTAGCGGTTGCAGAAATAGAAAGTTCTAATTCTGAAACTGCTTCATGGTACTATATGAAAAACGGTGTTTTAACTAAAATTGTAGACGCCGGTTATACACTAAGAGCTCAAGTTCTTGGAAAGAATTCATTCCTCATTGCAGGCTATGATAATGCTGAAGGGGAATGGTACTTTAGTGAATTATACTTAGATCCATCTAAAAATATTTTTGATCAATATGATCCTATCTATAATAATCCAGGAGCAGTGATTAGAAACTGGAAAAAGCATTGGCAATAAAAATAAGCCCCACTCAAACGAGCGGGGCTTTTCTCATTGTTCTTGCCTAATTTGCGCATTGAAACCAAACTCTCGGCTAATATTCTGTTGAGCTATCGTAGCTGATTCCATCGTATTAAACACGCCTGTCCAGATTCTTTTTTCCTTAGCAAATGGCTTGTACCCTAGCTTCTCGCCAATTAATTCGGCTTGCTTCCTCGCTTCTTCTTCAGTCCTAAATGCGCCTGTATAGATACGATACTTTCCCTTTGGGACAACAGCGGCCTTTGTCTCTTCCTTATTCAAAAACCATGACAGCCGTTTGTTTCCTACTAATTGATTCAAGTCTACATTTCCTTGTTTTCCCCCCATCTGGGCAACTCCTTTCGTAAGTTCCCTTCACATATCCCCTTTCTTTACATAAAAAAAGACACCTTTTTCAGGTGCCTTTTGCTTTATTAATAAATTCGATTCATGTAAAGAGTGTCTAGAAACCGAATGTGTTCTTCTCGCTTCGATGCCTCTAGATCACCTATTAATTTTCTAATTACGCTCCTTTGCTCAAAAATAATTGTTATTAATTCCTCTTTAGTCATCCTTTTGAACCCTGGTCTCGTAATGAGAAACTCCTCTTCATATCCCATATACTCTAATAGAGCTTTATGAAGATTGGCATACTGATCAGCAGTCTTTTTTAATTGTTCGTAATCGGACAGAGAAACTTCAATTTTAGCTTCGTGTTCTATGTCTCCCATTTTCCCCACCCTTGTTTTTATGCTAGTTGTAATATAGAAAATCAATACTGGAAAAAGTTAAAACTTATTTCTCCTGCGTTATTTATCGTCATTGTGAAAGACTTTCTTTAATAACTTTTAAAAATATTTTTGGTAATAACACCTACTATACAGTAGTGTCTGCACCTTTCCTTTTCATAAAAATACACCTATTCTGTTAAGTGTTTTGTGTCGTATTATCGTCCGGGTGTGTAAGAAAAACCCCCACCTAAAAAGGTGAGGTGTGAAAAGATGCACTCAAGGCGCTGGATTAACTACATTAATTGTTACCCCGGTTGATACATTTCCTTGACTGTCTTTTACTTTTACAGTTACAGTAGCCCCTAGAGTTAATTCGCTTATAAAATTTTCTTTTGTTGAACTAAAGAATACGATGAATTTTGATATTCATAACCGTAGGGCAGTATATACCTGCCTTCCTGTAAGTAGTAAAGATGCATATTATTGATCGAGAGAGCAGCAGTCTCTGCTCCGACAGTAATAAGTAATTGACCAGCAATATTTTGAGCACTTCCTGAAGTGAAATCAACTTGCAAACCCGTATCCGACCAGCTAGTATTCCCGACTACTAAATCAGACGTTAGGGTAAAATCTTTGTTGGTAATACTGATATTGTCACTTGAGATATTTTTAATTTTTTGTGCGCTATTCTCGTCTTATCCTTCTCTATCTCTCAGTTTATAACGAGCCTTCACCATGCAGGCGGCTTTCGCCGCACACGGCGATCCGTCAGCGATAGATCTTAAAACTTATTTCCCCGGATAAATTACAGTTCATAAGTCTTATAAAACAAGAAAGCCTACACTGTTTACGTTTTATCATTCCGCTCATATCTAAAAAATAACACCTGCTATAGATCAGCGCTGACATCTAATACTTGATATACGATCTCTTTTAAGTTCGACAGCTTTGGAACCTGCTCCTTTTGGTAATTTCCATTCAATACATTTCTTACCCGAATTTCTACTAATGCGCTGTTTGCTGTAAACATTACGCATTTCCCCCAAGTGCAATTGTTAGTTCCATATTTAACTTTATATTTCCCTTCTTTATCGGGAAAATCAGCTATCTCCTCTACTAAATACCCTTCTTAATGCAGCTGCTCTTGCGTTTTATTCAAACTGTAGTGAATAGGTACCAACACTATTTATTCCAAAGGCCGGGAGCTTCCCCGGCTTTTTTATTCATTTTTTTGTAAAACTTAAGAAAAATATTACTTTTAATGTAAAATAAAAGTATAATATTACCTTTAACACCTGCCGATATATATAATACTAAAGGTTTAGGGGTGGTGAAAATGAGCTTACAAAAAGAAATTAAAGAAGCCGATGAGTTAATAAATCAAATCAATAACATTCGAAGCCTCATGATCTCAACAGGAATGCGTAAAGGTTTTACCGATCTCCAAACGTTAAAATACAGCGAGGAATTAGACAAATTACTCAATAAATATCAGTTAATACACTTATCCTTTCCTTATAAATCGTAGTCAGAAGCTTTCCTGGCCTTTTGCACCTTTCTTACACCTTCGAATAAACTATTTTGTATTCAATGGCACCCAGCTTTCACTTAATTGGATACGGTCGTTGATAAGCCAGGCAAAAGCCAGGCTTATTTGTATATTTCTGTAGAAGTTGGAAATACTGTTTAAAGTAGTACTCATCTGTAATCCTCCTTAGAATATATAGGCTAATCATTGTGTCAGGGCTTCCCTGGCTTTTTTATTTTCTTCTTTCCAATTGCTGAACTAAATCCAAGATGTATTTTTGATGATTCACATATTCTCCCACTGAATTTTCATTGGCAACATGAGAGCCAATACACCTTTCTACATCTGAGATTAATTTTCACAACTTCTCTTATTAAAAATTTTTAATTTATGATTTTATTAAAGGTCCAATTGGTTTCCTTCTTTGCTTTTCGACTCACTGTTTGATCAACTCCTGTTAATTAACAAATTCTTGAACTACTTCATACAATAATCAAAAAAATGGAGTTGATCCTCATGGTGAGATGGATTGATGTATCAACATCAAAACATCAATTGAGACTGTTGGATGGGAACAAGCTCATAAAAACTTATCCAATAGCTGTTGGAAAAATATTGTCGCCAACACCTTCTGGGACATACACAATTATCAATAAACAACATAATCCCGGTGGACCATTTGGAGTGCTTTGGATGGGATTATCCAAACCTCATTATGGTATACACGGAACAAATAACCCAGCTTCTATTGGTAAGAATGTCTCGCATGGGTGTATTAGAATGTTTAATCACGATGCTTTAGAATTATCATCTAGGGTTCCAATCGGCACCATGGTTTCTATTCATAAATAGCTCTGTTAATCTCAACACCTTTACCATATAGTTTGTAACTAAAGCGCATCGTTAATTGAGCAATTTTGCTTCTTTTGGATAAATAAATTAGAATGCCACCATACTACTCTTAAAAGGTGGTGAATTAATAAATGGATTTCCCTACAATACACACAAACTTTTGGGATGCTGTTATTGCTGTTCCTGTAGTGATGATCCTACCCCAGTTGATAAAAGTCTTTTTCACCCCCCTAAAACGTTTGTCCCTCTAGTAGCTCTTTTGCTTGGAGTACTCATATCCGTCTTTATCAGCCATAGAGGCCATCTTATAACTGGGCTATTTATGGGCTGGTTTTATGGCTATGCAGCCATAGGTTCTTATGCTTCTTTAAAGACCAGCATCTTTGCTTATTTAAAGAAAGTGAGACGTGAATGATGTTAATTTAACGTCCCTCTTCTTTGGTAGCTGTCATTGTCTGCATCTAATCAGTTATCCCCTCACTCCTCTTTCTTTTTCCCAGATCACTCTACTTTCCTAATGGCGCCTCTGTCTGCTCCCCCCATCTTCTTTTTCTCTCTCACATAAGCCCGATACTCTTCCATTGGTAAAAACCCCCTCATGATCCGGACTATAGGTAAGCAACATTTGATCATTCGTCTGCAGCCGTTTCAAATGCTCACAATACTTGGCTTCAGCCTTGCTATCGAACGTGATGCCGTCCACCACTGCTTTCCTAGAGCCGTATTTTGACCTCACAGACTGGTAAGTATCTATCAGATATAGAAAATGACGAGTATATGTTGACGAATACCTTTAAAGCCGAAGTTATTGATACTTACTATGACCACCGAGGACAGGACAATATACCACTCTCCCTCTTCGCTTTTGATTTTTGGCAGAACACAAAGTATACGTATCGAGACGTGGATGACGTGAATAGTCACGAGGTTAAAGCCAATGATGAACAAATGGATAAGGCTTTGGCGAAGATGTATTGAATAAAACGGAAACTCCCACTGAAGACACATGCAGTGGGAGTTTCGTTTTGCTTTGTTTGCCTAGTATCTATGAGAATCGATGAAGCGTTTTTTCGAATAACTATTATAGTTTTTATAACAAAGCTTGATAAGCTTAATAAATCCTATTAAACTAAAGCCCCCTTTAGTTCGATAACCATTTCTTCTAAAGGTACAATTTTAATCCCTCATGCGATGCCTTGAAACCTAACTTTTTATAGAAATGAAGTGCTTCGGGTCTCTTTTTATCTGTTGTTAATTGAACCATATGACATCCACGCTCTTTGGCACGCTGAATCGCCCATCGAATTAACATAGATCCTACACCTTTCCCACGTTCTAAAGATGCAGTACGCACACCTTCAATTGTGGCCCTCCATCCTCCTTGGTGAGTAATGAATGGAGTATATGTAATCTGTTGAACACCTACTATTTCTTCACCATAACAAGCCACAATCAATTCATTGTTTGGGTCAGAGTTGATGGATTGAAATGCCTTTATATAACTTTCTGGCAAAGGCTGTTTATAAAGCTCTCTTTTGTTTCCTAAAACGTCATCCGAAAGCATATACACAATCCTGTCCAGGTCTTGTATTGTTGCTTCTCTAAATGTAACTTGATTTGTATTCATTAAAATTTCCTCTCCAATGTAACCATGATAAGTTTTATT is from Bacillus sp. PK3_68 and encodes:
- a CDS encoding SPOR domain-containing protein is translated as MGGKQGNVDLNQLVGNKRLSWFLNKEETKAAVVPKGKYRIYTGAFRTEEEARKQAELIGEKLGYKPFAKEKRIWTGVFNTMESATIAQQNISREFGFNAQIRQEQ
- a CDS encoding aspartyl-phosphate phosphatase Spo0E family protein — encoded protein: MSLQKEIKEADELINQINNIRSLMISTGMRKGFTDLQTLKYSEELDKLLNKYQLIHLSFPYKS
- a CDS encoding L,D-transpeptidase, with protein sequence MVRWIDVSTSKHQLRLLDGNKLIKTYPIAVGKILSPTPSGTYTIINKQHNPGGPFGVLWMGLSKPHYGIHGTNNPASIGKNVSHGCIRMFNHDALELSSRVPIGTMVSIHK
- a CDS encoding GNAT family N-acetyltransferase: MNTNQVTFREATIQDLDRIVYMLSDDVLGNKRELYKQPLPESYIKAFQSINSDPNNELIVACYGEEIVGVQQITYTPFITHQGGWRATIEGVRTASLERGKGVGSMLIRWAIQRAKERGCHMVQLTTDKKRPEALHFYKKLGFKASHEGLKLYL